The sequence GGATCGGCCCCGTGTTGAGAGTGACGACGTGGACGCCCGTACCCTCCAGCTCCAGGCGCAGGGTGTCGCAGAGCCCCTCGATGGCGTATTTGCTGGCGTTGTACGCCCCGCGGAAACGCAGTGAGACGAGCCCCAGTACGGAACTGTGCTGCAGGATGCGCCCGTACCCCTGCTTGAGCATGATGGGGATGACGCGGCGGGTCAGTTCGTGGAGTCCCAGGACGTTCGTCTCGAACTGTTCGCGCAGGGCGAACGTCGGTACGTCCTCGAGGGCGCCGGGCTGGCCGTACCCGGCGTTGTTGAAGAGGGCATAGAGGGTACCGCCCGTCTGCTCCAGCACCCACTTCAGGGCCGCGTCGATACTGTCGGGGTCGGTGACGTCGAGCTGGTGGGCGTTGAGCCCCTCTCCGATAAGCCGGAGGACATCGTCGGGGCGGCGCGCCGTGGCAAAGACGTCGTAACCCGCTCTGAAAAGCGCCAGGGCCGTTTCATGGCCGATGCCGCTGGAACAGCCGGTGATAAGGATCGATTTTTTCATGGCGCCATTATAGCCAGCCTCCGTAAAAGGGAGTGCATGGCGGGAAGGGGAATTAAGATAGAGTCAGGTGTAGTAGATAGAGTGGCAGTCGTAGCACTCGTATTTTCTTTTTTTGAAACGCAGGTATTTTTCGACAAACGTACGTTTGATCCGTTTGGCGTGTTCCGAACCGCATTGGGGGCAGACCCTCTTTTTGAACGCTTTCATCTTTTTCCTCTGGAAGGGATCATTTTCTCATTTTCGATCCATATTGCGGGATTCTAGCGCAGCCGTATTAAAATAATGTTACTATTTGCGCACAAAATTTGTTCAAATTTACGAATATACAAAAAGGTGATAATGCTTATCTGCCACTGTGATCTTCATTTTGAACTCCCCTATGCGCACTCCCTCAAAGGGCGGCGCAGCATCGTAAACGGCATCAAGGAGCGGCTGAAAGCCTTCAACGTCTCCGTGATGGACATCAGCGGCGAATACCCGAAAGAGGCCGACATCGCACTCATTTTCCTCTCGCCGACAGCCCGGACTGCGGCCCAGTACCGCGACGCCATTGAACAGATGCTCGAGCGCCACTTCCCCGAGCTTCACTACACCCTGGAGTATGAAGAGATTTAGAACTGCTATAATGGAAGCTAACAGATCACCAAAGGATACGACATGGCCGACAAACCGCTCTCCGAACTTGACGAACGCGAACCGGAGCTGGATGAATCCAGCGACTATGAAAAACCGCTCTCTTCCAACAAGCGCACCTGGATTCTCAGCGCGTTCGCCATCGCGATCATCGTTTACCTGCTCTACAACATCCTGATGTCTTCGTTCTAGGGAACCATGCTGACCATTTCCAACAACGTGAGCCTGGACGAGGATGAGATCGAGATCGAGTCCATCCGGGCCCAGGGCTCCGGCGGGCAGAAGGTCAACAAAACCTCCGCGGCCATCCACCTGCGCTTTGACATTACAGCATCGTCACTGCCCGAGTTTTACAAAGAGCGTCTGCTGGCCCTCAAGGACAGCCGTATAACGAAGGAGGGGATCGTCGTCATCAAGTCCCAGCAGCACCGCAGCCGTGAACAGAACAAAGAGGAGGCATTGGAGCGGCTCGTAGAGCTGATCAAAAGCGTCAACGTCTCCAAAAAGAAGCGCATTGCGACCAAACCGACGAAGGGCTCTGTCAAAAAAAGATTGCAGTCGAAAAAGAAACAGGGAGAAAAGAAAAAGCTGCGCGGCAAAGTCGCCGACTGAACTTCCATCATCGCGCCAATCGCATTCTATTTAAAAGCGCGGGAACAGGGAGTCTTTGAGTATGCCGCTCCCGCTTCACGCGGCAGCGGTGGGAGCCTAAGCGCTCCCGTGGGCGGTTGCTGGCCCAGGCGGTGCATACGGCGCACCCTTTAGTAAGATGCCGAACTCCCGAAGGGGCATATGACCTCATAGCTTGTCGCGAGCCGATCCAAGCGGCGCGACGGTTCCAATCTCTGGAGCGAGGTTGCCCGGCATCTTGTCTGTGAAAGGTAAAGCGCCCGCGGTCCCATGTGGTGGCGCTGCACTGTCATGCGCGCCGAGCTCTATTGGCTGCTTCGACCCGGCTTCACCTTTTACAGAAAAGCATCTTACTTCGTTTACCCGATCCTTCGTCGCGTTTCAGCCCATACCCCAACTCTGTATTAGGGGCGGCATCCTCTTGCGACGAGGGACCCAAAACCGCCAATAAATTCGTTTGATTCATTGGCTTCCTTTGCGGTACCTTTTTAAAGATCTTTCGTACGTACAAGAGTCATGATAACTCCTAAAAAATAAAAGCAAAATTAAATGGAGAAGGTCGTTTCGGGCGGAGATAAAAAGGTGATACGGGGTGGGAACGGGCACAATGTGCCCGCATAGGTATTACTCGGCGAGCTTGGGAAGCTCGTTGGAGAGGATCTCCAGGTTCGGCAGCATGATGATCTCGATGCGGCGGTTGAGCGCGCGCCCCTCCGGCGTTTCGTTGGTCGCTCGGGGGTGGAATTCGCCGAAGCCGGCGGCAGAGACGTTGTCGGCGGAGACGCCCTCGTCGATCATGAGGTGCACGACGCTGAGTGCGCGCGCGGTGGAGAGCTCCCAGTTGCTCGGGAAGCGCGCGCTCTTGATGGGGACGTTGTCCGTGTGCCCCTCGACCTGGAAGCGGCGGTCGGGGAAGGCGGCGAGGGCCTTGGCGATCTGCGCCAGCGCCTCCCGGCCCGCCTTGTTCACGGTCGCGCTGCCGCTGGCGAAGAGGACTTCATCGGGGAGGTTGATGACGATGCGTCCCTTCTCGATGGAGACGGTCAGCTGCCCGCCGTCGATCATCTTCTGCAGCTCCTTGACGAACTGCGCGTAGATCTCGTTACGCTTCTGCGTCTCGGCCTCGATCTGCTTCATGGTCTCAAGCTGTTCGCGGGAAGCCCCCAGCTCTTTGCGGGCCGCCTCGAGGTCCTGCTGAAGCTGCAGCTTGCGCATCTCCATCTCGCTCAGTTCGACGTTGTTGAACTCGATCTGCGACTTGCCCTTGGCGATCTCCTCGCGGTCCTTGGCGATCTGCGCCTGGTTGCGCACAATCTCGTCGCGCTGCTCCTTGATGGTCTGCTGCGCGGAACCGAGCTGCGTGCGGGTCTGGTTCAGCTCCTGCAGCGTCGCCTCGTGCGTACTCTTCATAACACAGCCGGAACTGAGCAACATTACTGCCGCCATCGCGGCCACCGGAATCAATTTCATAATGGGGACTCCTTTTGATTGGTCGAGGCATTATAACCGAAGAGGGGAAATGGCATCCGCAAATGGAAATGCCCCCTTCCTACGCCGTTCCAGGGTAGGATATGCTGTAAAAAAGGCAAAAAACAGTGCGGAAAATCGACCTTTGATGAAGAGAATACGAACAATGTAGCGTCATGTGGCGACAAAGCTATATATACTCAATAATAGCTTCGGTCCCCGAAGCGCATCAAATCGATAGGCAACCTGTCGTTAAGCGTGCCTTGAAAGCCGTTGCGGAGGCATAAAGCCGGGAGCAAAGAGGGATTCGCGCAACGACGATTTTCTTTGGTTTCGTTTCTTTGTAAAAAGAAAGGAAAAGGAAAAACTCTTTGCCACTTTTTTAGAAAAAGTAGCGTAAAAAGCGGCCTTTCGCAAATCGCTCATCTCTCCCGACTTTAGGCCTTCAGGGCGGCTTTCAAGGAGCGTTCAAGGCCAATTCTTGATTTCATTGAATGCGCTTCGGGTGACCGAAGCTAATAGGAAAGAAAGAGCTTCGACAAGTCGAAGCGCATTAGATAAATTTGAGCCTGTCGTTCTGCGCTCCTTGAAAGCCGTTGCGGAGGCATAAAGCCGGGAGCAGCGTGCGATTCGCAGAACGACGATTTTCTTTGGGTTCGTTTCTTTGTAAAAAGAAAGGAATGAAGGGAAGATTTCCTTGCCACTTTTTTAGAAAAAGTAGCGCAAAAAGCGGCCTTTCGCGAATCGCTCGCCCTTCTCGGCTTTAGGCCTTCAGGGCGGCTTTCAAGGAGCGCTCAAGGCCAAGCCCCAATTGTTTGGACGCGCTTCGACGTGTCGAAGCTAATATGAAAATACAAAGCTTCAGCCCCTGAAGCGCGTTAATCAATAGGCAGAAGCTCGGCTTGGTTTTCCTAAAACTTAATATAACATATGTAGTTATATTACGATAGAATTATTGCATGAAAAAGCTCCAGGAACTCTACAAAAGTGATAAGCCCCGCGAAAAACTGCTGGCAAAAGGTCCCTCTGCCCTCAAAGCGTACGAGCTGATGGCGGTGCTGCTCGGCAGCAGGGTGCCGGGCAAGGATGTGCTGCAGCTCTCCAAAGAGATCGTGGGGCTCTTTGACACCTCGTTCGAGAGGCTGACGCTCGACGATCTGACCTCCGTCCACGGCATGGGTGAAGCAAAAGCCGCGCAGATCCTCGCTGCCGTCGAGCTCTCCCGGCGCTATCTCATCAAGCAGCACGTCAAAATAACGTCGGCCGTGGATGTCTACGAACTGCTGCGCGAATACGGTTCCAAAAAGCAGGAGTATTTCATTGCCCTGGCCCTGGATGGGGCCTCGCATCTTATCGAGAAGCGTGTCGTCTCCATCGGGACCCTCAACCAGTCCCTCGTGCACCCCCGCGAGGTCTTCGCGGATGCCGTCGCGGACAGGGCAGCGGGGATCATCATTGCCCACAACCACCCCGGCGGCCAGCTCGTCCCGAGCAGGGAAGATGTCGCAGTCACCCGGCGTCTCAGGGAGGCGGGAACATTGCTGGGAATAGAGCTGCTGGATCATGTCATTTTGACCAGGGACGGATTTCTCAGTCTGCGGGAGGAGGGGGTGTTGTGATCAATCTAAATATATCCAATAAGATATTTTTTATACCCTATAAGGCATAATTGTGGAATGGAAAGTAGAGTTTTACACGGATGAGAAGGGCGCTAAACCGGTAAAAGAGTGGATGCTGGGATTGGAAGCGAGTGCCCGTTCTGCCCTGATGCGCAATGTGGATTTGCTGGAACGTATGGGCCTGGGCATACGCGAGCCCTATGTGAAGTATTTGGAAGAGAAACTCTACGAAGTCAGGGCGAAAGACCGCAGTGGCATTTACCGGGTTATTTATTTTGCCCACACGGGAAAACGGTTCGTCCTTTTACACGGGTTTGTCAAAAAGACGCAGAAGACACCCCGAAAAGAGATTGAGATTGCGAAGCAACGGATGAGGGAGATGATGAAATGAGTGAATTTCAAGATTTTTTGAAAGAGCAGTTGAAAGATGAAAAGTTCAAAGCAGAGTGGGACAGGCTGGAGCTGCGCTACAGGGTCATTGAGCAGATTCTGAAACTCCGCATCAAGTATGACCTGACGCAGAAGCAGTTTGCGGAAAAGGTCGGAACGACACAGGCCGTCATCTCCCGCATCGAAAACGGCAATGTTAACATCGGGATTGACTTTCTGGATCGTGTGGCCAAGGCGTTTGGGAAAAAAGTCGAAGTGAAGCTGATATGAGCACAATGCCGGACCCCAGACAAAGAAAGAACATACGCTTCGGATTGAGCGTCGCCATCGTGCTGAAACAGGACCAGGACACAGGTAGACTGACAGACGGCATCGTCCGTGACATCCTCACCAAAAGCGCCACGCACCCGCACGGCATCAAAGTGCGCCTGATGAGCGGCGAAGTAGGGCGGGTGAAGGAGATTTATTGATTACCACCAATAAAGTTGGTTCCTGAATATTCTTTTGTTAGCTGCTATTGTAGTTAATGGAAAGAAGCTACTTTTCACAAAATTATCATCGTGATAA is a genomic window of Sulfurimonas sp. HSL1-2 containing:
- a CDS encoding SDR family NAD(P)-dependent oxidoreductase, which gives rise to MKKSILITGCSSGIGHETALALFRAGYDVFATARRPDDVLRLIGEGLNAHQLDVTDPDSIDAALKWVLEQTGGTLYALFNNAGYGQPGALEDVPTFALREQFETNVLGLHELTRRVIPIMLKQGYGRILQHSSVLGLVSLRFRGAYNASKYAIEGLCDTLRLELEGTGVHVVTLNTGPIRSKFRDNAIKMFEKNVDTAQSRFAEVYGEEVYKRKQKKEEKDRFTRDADAVIEKVIRALEAKRPAPRYHITGATQLLALFKRLLPTRGLDALLRKIQ
- a CDS encoding DUF503 domain-containing protein — translated: MLICHCDLHFELPYAHSLKGRRSIVNGIKERLKAFNVSVMDISGEYPKEADIALIFLSPTARTAAQYRDAIEQMLERHFPELHYTLEYEEI
- the arfB gene encoding alternative ribosome rescue aminoacyl-tRNA hydrolase ArfB; amino-acid sequence: MLTISNNVSLDEDEIEIESIRAQGSGGQKVNKTSAAIHLRFDITASSLPEFYKERLLALKDSRITKEGIVVIKSQQHRSREQNKEEALERLVELIKSVNVSKKKRIATKPTKGSVKKRLQSKKKQGEKKKLRGKVAD
- a CDS encoding OmpA family protein — protein: MKLIPVAAMAAVMLLSSGCVMKSTHEATLQELNQTRTQLGSAQQTIKEQRDEIVRNQAQIAKDREEIAKGKSQIEFNNVELSEMEMRKLQLQQDLEAARKELGASREQLETMKQIEAETQKRNEIYAQFVKELQKMIDGGQLTVSIEKGRIVINLPDEVLFASGSATVNKAGREALAQIAKALAAFPDRRFQVEGHTDNVPIKSARFPSNWELSTARALSVVHLMIDEGVSADNVSAAGFGEFHPRATNETPEGRALNRRIEIIMLPNLEILSNELPKLAE
- the radC gene encoding DNA repair protein RadC, giving the protein MKKLQELYKSDKPREKLLAKGPSALKAYELMAVLLGSRVPGKDVLQLSKEIVGLFDTSFERLTLDDLTSVHGMGEAKAAQILAAVELSRRYLIKQHVKITSAVDVYELLREYGSKKQEYFIALALDGASHLIEKRVVSIGTLNQSLVHPREVFADAVADRAAGIIIAHNHPGGQLVPSREDVAVTRRLREAGTLLGIELLDHVILTRDGFLSLREEGVL
- a CDS encoding type II toxin-antitoxin system RelE/ParE family toxin, which encodes MEWKVEFYTDEKGAKPVKEWMLGLEASARSALMRNVDLLERMGLGIREPYVKYLEEKLYEVRAKDRSGIYRVIYFAHTGKRFVLLHGFVKKTQKTPRKEIEIAKQRMREMMK
- a CDS encoding helix-turn-helix transcriptional regulator, coding for MSEFQDFLKEQLKDEKFKAEWDRLELRYRVIEQILKLRIKYDLTQKQFAEKVGTTQAVISRIENGNVNIGIDFLDRVAKAFGKKVEVKLI
- a CDS encoding YwbE family protein, whose amino-acid sequence is MPDPRQRKNIRFGLSVAIVLKQDQDTGRLTDGIVRDILTKSATHPHGIKVRLMSGEVGRVKEIY